From Desulfomonilia bacterium:
GCCGATATCGGCCTCGTCCACGTTCACATGCAGTTCCATCTTGGTCAGGTCCTCGGCTAACGTAAACAATACTGGAGTCTGGTAAGAGGCCGCAACAGTCTGACCGGGTTCGATGTCGCGTTTAAGGATGACTCCATTGATGGGCGAGCGGATTATTGCCTTGGAAAGATCCGTCAGGTTCGAATCAAGTTTTGCCTGTGTTTCAGATACAGCAGCTTTCGCGCTTGCCAGATCAGCCTTTGCTCTATCATAAGATGCCTGTGCGGAGTTCATTTCCGTCTGGGATGGAACCTTATTGTTGCTCAATTTTCTCACATTCTGGTACTGTACAAGTTTATCGCGTGTTTCGGACAGGGTCGCCTGGGCCTGCTCAACCTTAGCCAAGGCTGACTCAAGAGAGGCCTTGGTCTGCGTGGCCTCTGCCTTGAGTTTCGTGGTATCAATCTCTGCCAGGGGCTGGCCTGCCTTGACCCTGTCGTTGTAATCCACCAAGACCTTCTTTATGGTGCCGGACAACTCGCTGCCCACTTCCACTTCGTTCGTAGGCTCAAGGGTTCCGGTTGCGGTTACTTTCACTATCAGATCGTTTCGCACTATCTTCTCTGTCTTATATTGAAGCGGCTTGTCGTTTGACGTACCTTTGATAATCACTATAACTATGACCAGAACAACCAGAACTCCGGCTATAATAACCCAGCGTTTGATCTTATTTGTGTTCCCTGATTTATGTCCTATCTCCAGTACCTCATTGATGTTTGCTTCAGTATTTGTATTTATTTCCATATTTCATCTCCCTGATGATCGTTTAGGATTTTGTTCCTTCTGATGTCCATCCCCCGCCGATTGCCTTATATAGCCGGACGACATCCATGGTTATATTTCCTTCAGACTGTGCCAGATCGTCCTCAAGAGATAAAAGAGAGCGTTCAGCCACAAGCACATCGGTGAAATCAGTCAATCCGGACTGGTATTTATACTGCGTCAGCTCAACCGCCAGTTGCGCCGACTTGACCGCCTCGACCAAAGCATTTCTCCGGTTTTGCTCCTGAGCATAGGCTGTGATTGCATTTTCAACTTCTTCCAATGCTTCCAGAACGGCAGTCTCATAGTCGCAAAGGTATTGCTCCTGAATGGCTGTCTGGACTTTTATATTCTGGCGTATGGATCCGGCCTCGAAAATCCTCCATGAGATAAGACCGCCACCGCTTGCGGTCTGGTTTCCCGGCGAGAATATCTTGTTTATCGACAATGCTTCAAGCCCTATCGAACCATCAAGAGTAAATTTTGGATAGAGTTCGGCAGTTGCAACACCAATTTGAGCGGTCTGTGAGGCTAAATCGCGTTCAGCCTTCCGGACATCCGGACGTTGTCTGAGGACGTCGGCCGGCACCCCAACTGCAATATTCGACGGCGCCAATGGTATAGGTTGATGATTCTTTATCTCTTTCTGCACCTTGCCGGGCTGTTCGCCGATAAGTACGGCGAGGCGATTTGCCGCTTCTTCAAGGCCGGTGTACAAGGGAGGAATTTCAGAGAGTGTGGCTTCCCGGTTGTATTTGGCTTGCTGAACCGCCAATTCGTCGGTAAGTCCGGCCTGATATCGCCACTGGGTCAGCCTGAGAGTTTCATCCTGTGACTTCAAATTGGACTCCATAACGTCTATCCTGGACTGGTATGTCCGGGCATCCAGATAATTCAAAGCTACTTCCGCAAGTAATGAAACGAGAACATCCCTCTTGTTCTCGACGCTTGATTGGAGGGAAGCATCTGAGGCTTCAACGGAACGACGTACGCCCCCGAATACATCAAGTTCCCAGCTGGCGTCGAATCCCAGTGAAAAAAGGTTGGAAGTGATTCCACTGCCGGAATTTTCACTGGTGCTGCTGCGATTGCCGCTGCCGGATGCATCAACTGTTGGATAATATCCCGCCTTGGCCATGTTCCGCTGTGCTCGGGCTTCATGTATACGGGCTTCAGCCTTTTTCAGGTCAAAATTATTGGCGACGGCCCTGTTTATAAGGCTTGTGAGTTCCGCATCATTAAACACGGTCCACCATGAAGCAAGATCCTTCTGATTGATTGCGCCATCGTTAATTCCGTTTTCAAGCGGAGAATGCCACTTGCTGTTCGTTGATATATCCGGCTTGACATAATTAGGGCCCACTGATGGGATCGAGGCACATCCAAAAAATACAAGCGCTGAAAAAATTCCTGACAGATATAAAATGCCACGGTGAAAAATCTCTTGTTGGATATGGATCATATGCTAGCGCCTCCTGGATGAACTTCTCTTTTGTAACGATTTTGTCGATTCTGCTTTTCTTGATTTCTTTGCATCAAGTACTGCCCTTATGCCACCTAATGAAAATGTAATGACATGCTCGATATAGTCATTGATATCATTAAGGCTTGTTGGTTTGTTGCCCTTGTCAGCGTTTTCACCACGTCCCCAGTTTGTTACAGCAGGGTTCACACATTGGCTAAAGATGCTGATTTCGCAGAATTGAACCTGCGTCTCGGAGACATCGGGGCCAAGTAGTTCACGGATGACCAAATTCAACCTCGCCTGCATGGGCTGGATCTCCTCATGGATTACATGTTCTAAAAGTCCTGTCGGGCTGGCCATTTCCCTCTGAACAATCATGAATTCCTTGTTGTTCTCGTCAGAAAAACGGTTGAGGAGTGCTTTAATTTGACCCTTAAGCCTTTCTTTTGGAGGTGCATTTTCGTTGACGCCGCCATCTGGCGGATGGTCTCTTAGCGCCTCCTTGAGGGATTGCCTCCATGCTTCACGGTACAAGGATTCCTTGTCGCCGAAATGATAATTTACCGCTGCAGTATTAGCTTGGGCTCTGGCGCAAATTTCTGCAATGGTTGCGTCGCGGTAGCCTTTCACTGCAAAGACCTCGGCTGCCGCCTTAAGAAGTCTTCCTTGCGTTCTTGCCGCATCCTCTCTCTGTATCTTCATAAAGCTCCCTAATTAATAATTTAATATGATAATTAAAATATATATTTGAAATAGTCAAGTAAAATATTACGAGCAAGGAAACCAATGAAATTGTTTGTCATTTTGATAAGATCATGAGGATATTTCGATAGACGGGAATAAGCATATTTAGCCGGTTTGTGGTATCAGATGTGATAACCGGGAAGTTATCAGGCTAGATAAAGAATTAAAATCTCTATCGTCAATTCTTTTTCAACCTTATACTGTACAGTTCTTTTGTGGCACATCACATTCCGGATTAATTCATCACCGTATTTAAAAGCTGAATTCGTGAACATATCGATCAGGTCAGCCAAAACTTTGCTCGTTTAAGATAAGATTATAAAAAGAGCTCAGCATATTGTTATTTTTTATGTCACGGAATCAATCTATCTTCGCACCAGTCTTCCAGATCCCAAGACCCGCTGGTTTTTGTGAGCGTGGCCGTTGAATCGTCAAAAGTAACGGTAATTTCCACAATTCCGTCATCGTCGGCGTCCTCGTCATCTTCATTGTCAGCGTATATCGTCAGGGTTCCGTCAGTCCAGTAATAATCGCCTTCATCACGTGTTATGGATGTACCGTCGATCTCGTAACTCACATCATTGATGCTGAATGTGCCCGAGACTTCATCTATCGAATCTGAACCCTGCTCAATATAGAAGGAAGAGAATGTGAGATCGAAGGTTTCGTCATCGTCCGTGTCATAAACGCTCACCGAACCTTTGAGCGTGAGCGACGGGTAGTCGGAGTCGGCATCCTCAACCTCAACGGTGAAGGAGGAGTAATCGGCCTCGTAGCCGTCAACATTGCATGTGGTGGAGAGAGATGAGGCCTTGATGGTTCCCTCGGTTAATGAAAGTTCTCCCGAATCGCTTTCTATCGTCGCCACCAGATCGATAATTTTTAATGTACCGGAATAATCAATACCGTTGTTTGTAAAACCATCCAGTTTGATATTCGCATCGAGATACCAGGAATAAGTCGACTTCTCATCGAAATATATAATTCCGGAGCTTATACCGTCCGGTATGTCATAACCCTCGTTCTTGAGGGTGATGAGATTGACACTCGCAGGCAGTTCGTCGTTTGCGGCATAGTAATCATAAAGGTAATCCTGAACACCTCCTTCCGTTATCGCCACGAAAGCGTTTACCAGATTGTCATAAACGATCTGGCGCATGGGTTCATCCGGATTGGTACATGCATAAGATAGAAAAAGTGCCGTATCATAATCGCTGCTGGTGGATGAATCGTCTCCGCATCCGGCCAGGAACAGTATGACCAATAAGGTTGCAAAGGGGTACGCCAACCTGGATATAAAATCTTTCTTCCTGTTTATTTTACAATAAGATGTAATCATTTCAGCTCCTTTATTTTTAGCCGCCATTTTCTTGACCATATGAAAAAGTCATGCTCTTTTCTAGCCCGGCAGTAGCGGGATTTACAAATAAGAGGATCTTTGGTTAGCTTTGCTCATTTATTTTGAAGGAACAGATGGACACGGCCCAGAAGGCTTCATGTTCAGTTTCTTCTGGATATCATCGGCCTGCTTCTTTGTGATCACTCCCGCCGCGGCAGCCTGCGTTACGAGTTTCGCCGTCTGCTTGTCCATTGCGGTACCAAAAGCCTCCGGTGCAACCCCGTATGAATTCAATATCGCCTGAGGCGGGCTGCTTATGAGCATCTGCCTGATATTCTCCTGGGATAAACCGGTAAGCTCTGCAAGGACATTTGTCTGAATTGCCTCGTTTAGAAGTTTGATTCCGGGATTGACAGAAGAAGGTATCCCTACATGTGACGGTGGAGCCATAAACGAATCGGACATCCGAGGGGGTCCTCCGGGCTGATCAAATCCAAATGCTGCTGCTGAAAGAAAGACGCAATATGCGAGAACCATTATAAACGATATATGATGTTTCTTCATACGTATTCCTCCTTTATGGATTAATTCATTTCTCTCACAAGACTGTGAAGATATTATGGAAAAAATATGTATTTGCTGTGTAACACCAGGAAATAAGTCCGGAGTCTTCGACAGATTGAACAGTTATCCAGTATTAAGGTCGAATGCTAAGGATTTCTATATTGATGAAGATTCGACAGAATACCATAATGCGAATGATTGATTGCATGGAACACTTGATTGCTTATAATGAAGATCGATAGTGATTTCGTCATAAGGCCTGATAGTGTATTATAGTCATTCGGAAAATTGTTCAGGGAGTCATGTTATGAAATTGATGAGGTGTTACTAAATAAGATCCCCGGCGTTTCTGGCGTTATGTGTTATCGCGGCTTTCTTCCTTCACGGATGCAACGAACAAGCCGCTTTCAATCCTGATTATAAGCTAATTTCAAGCGGTTCGTTCATGCAGGACAAGAATTATTACCTGCTAACCGTTTTTCAGAAGGATGCGCGTGTAAGGGGCTGTATCGAAAACGATGATAATCTCGCGGCCATCAGTGCCGGACAGGAAAGCCTGTTCCTCTTGGCCGCCCGGACATGTGCAGGCGATATAGACTGCTGAGCATCCGCCTTGCTCTTTACAGGAGAGCAGACATCGCAGATATCGGATGACCTTTGCCGGGTCTTCGGCAGACCCATTGCCTCCCGGACATTGATATAGAAGCATATGAGGCCGTCAGGCATGTTTCAGCTTCATGCGTCCGAGACGAACGGGTCGTTTATCAAAAACTCGTGGCTTGATACTATTCATGGGCTTGAGATTGACTTCGATTCGTATGTAAAACACCTCGCACCCCGGGACACTGGATAAAATCATGAAAGATGTCGACGCGTAATCGCCGGAGGGGATGCTCTTTTTCGAACCGCTGCTCAAGGTATGCATTGCCGCAATGATTGAACAGGGCAGGGATGAATCCGCCCGATACGAGCCTCTTGCAGACGGCGAGCACAAAAAGGCGCTTGAGAAGATGGCGAATATCGACTGGGACGACTACGAGTATCCCCTGCTCATCGTTCCATGCTATGGACCGGATGAAGAGGGTATCGCCCTTAGTACTTATGGCAAGATAAGGTGTCAAGCTGCGGTCAGAAGATACCATGAAGGAGTCGCCCCGTTCATACTTACGTCCGGAGGGCACGTGCATCCGGACAGGACCCCGTACTGCTAGACCATGGGAATGAAGAAATATCTAATTAACGAGCTTGATGTCCCAGAATATGTGATCCTTGTCGATCCCCATGCTCGGCATATGACGACGAACCTTCGCAACGCCGCACGCATAAGTTCCGCAACAAGATACCGACGGAGAGGCACTCGCTTGTCATTACAAACACGTTCCAGAGCTTTTTCATTACCTATATGATCGACGAGCGGTGCCTTGAGGAACTGGGCTATATGCCTTATCTTGAGGTCAGGATGATATTGCTTTGCGAAACGTTCTTCCTGCACGATATGACATCGCTTTATGCAGACCCCAGCGATCCGCTGGATCTTTGATTAGGAAGCGGAATCAGGCCGCCCGCCTTTGGTGTTAATGCATCATCGTCTGAGGCAGAGGCCTGCGGGTATCCAGCCGCATCATTCGTCCGGAGTCTTCAGGATGAATGCCACCGAGCTCTTCACTCTGCCGGGTCTGCCCGCGAATCGGTCGTATTCGTTTGCCAGTCTTTTCGCGCTGTTTATTGAAGCCAGCTTTCGTACCAGTGGATCTGCACCCTCAACTATTCGGTTCTTGATGACATCTGTGCCCTGCTGTCTTACCTGCGAGATGCCTGTTTTCAGTTCAAGCGTACCTGCCTCCAGCTTTTTTGAACCGTCGATCATGGCAAGCGAGCCCTTATTCAGCTGAGAGATTCCGTCTGCAGTGACCCTGATGCCCGGGAATTCCTTGACCGGAGGGGCCTCCTTGCCCTGCTCCTTCAGGAAGGCGAGTATGTCGTCGGGGAAGGGGCCGCCATTCGATGCGAGATCGAGAAGTCCCTTCTGAATGTCCATGTAACGCTTGGCCTTTCCGGCTTCGCCGGAGACGACCGGAATTTTTGTAAGAGGTGTTATCTTTTCTCCCATACCCTCGCTTATTCTGGCCGCTCCGCCGATCATTTCAATCTGGGCGTTCGATGCGAGGATCAGGTCCGAGGTTCCCCTGTTGACCTGTGTGAGGGCATCAAGCATCTGCTGCTGTCCGTCGGCCAGCTGCGATGCGCCGTTTTCAAGCCTTGTGAGATAACCCCCTACCGAATCCACGCCTGAGTATATCTGGTTAAGCTTTCCCTCCAGATCTATCTCGGGCAGCGCCGGAAATTTAGGGATGACAGTGAAAAGTATGGACGGGATCTTAGCATTATTGATGTCCGAGGTGAGCCTGACACTGGCTTCGGGGTAGGGGAAACACATCCAGTTCATCTTCATGGTATGGCCCACTACTGCATAAGCGCCGTCGGGAGCGGATATGTTGTTGAACTGGCTGATGTCCAGGTCCGTACTCACCATGACGACAAATGGCACCTGAATATATTCGCTCGCTTTGATGAGTTTCCCGGTGCCGATCTCTTTATATGTGAATTCCCTTAATTCGCGTGTACGGTTCCTAATGTTAATGGTCATCTCCAGCCTGCCGCTTCTGCCGCTTATTTCACTTCTCGCTACAGGCTTTCCGTTGAGTTTGTACTTAATGTCGAATGTTACGGGCAGGTCCCTGGAAGTTGTCCCGCTATAGAAGATATCCTTAGCCGGGGCCGTGAATGTGATGACCCCTTCCTGGGAAACTGACGGCGTTTCGGAGCCCTGGATATTTTTTATGCCTTTGAGCGCCGTGGCATCCTGTGCGGGGCCGCGGCTGTCCGTACGCAGCCAGGTGACGACCTCGGTTTTCTGAGGCTTGCCGTGAGAGTCCAGGCTCACATACACTGTTTCGTTGCGCGATATGGTCTGAGCGTATGCGCTTAAAGTCGTGATCAAGAAGATGAAGATGGTGATGATGATTTTTTTCATCGATTACTCCTTAACTGTTTTTCTCCAGCCGTAGCTGGTTCGCAAGATGATCCTGTCCGATAGGAGAATAACTCCGGGCAGCAGGAAGAGTATGACGGCGACGGCCAGAAGCGCACCCCTGCCTATCATCAGGGAGAGCGACTGGATCATGTTGATGTCGCTTATATAGACCAGGCCGATGGTGGAGCAGAAGAGGCAGACGCCCGAGGTCAGAATGGCCGGGGCGGTGCCGACCATGCTGGAGACCATGGCCGGTCCGGCCTTGTCCCTGCGCCGCTCCTCCCTGTAGCGTGTCATCAGGAAGATGGCATAGTTGACGCAGGTTCCCAGCTGGATGGTCGTTATGCATGAGAATGTAATGTAGGGTATCGATTGCCCGAACAGATAGGGTATCGACACATTGATGAAAATGGCCAGGAGTATTGCAGCCACGAGCACCACCGGGATAGAAAACGAGGCGAAGACGATTGTCACTATAAGCAGAATGCTGGCTATGCCTATGATGTCCACCTTTGCAAGGTCAGTGGCCGACAGGTCAGTCAGGTCCTTGGAGATCGGTGCATTGCCGGAGACATAGCTGCCGGAAATCTGGTGATTCCTGATTATGGAGCGAATATTACCGACCAGGGCATTGCCTTCGTTTGATCCCGGCAGAACGCTGACCCGCACCATGGCCAGAGTATAGCCACCTTTGGTGAAGCGGGACACGACATCCTCAGGGATGAAGGAGGAAGGAACGGCGGGGTCCACAAGGCTTTCAAGAGAAATGGTCTGGATTACGCCAGGCTGCCTGCCGATGTCGTCTAATACCTGCTTTTGCAACCAGCGCGGGGTCGAGGACGGGAAAAGGATGTTGATCAGTTCAATCGATCCCATGGAGTCCTGTATTTCATGGACGGCCTTAAGGGCCTTGAGGTTCTGGGGCAGTATGTCCTGTATGCTGTAGGAAAGGCTCGAATGCTGCCTTATATAGACAGTAGGCACGAAAAGGGAAACAAAGACAAGGCTCAGTGCGACCGGGTGTTTCACCATCTTGCCGGAAAGGAATGTCATGGGTTTTATCATGCCTTTGGGTTCTCTGATCGTGCTGAAACGTCCCGCTGCCAGAGTCAGAGGCGGCAGTATCACCATGGTGCTCAACAGGCCGAAGAAGACACCTTTGGCCATTACGATGCCCATATCGGCGCCGAGCTTTATTCGCATGAATGTCAGCGCCAGAAATCCGGCCATAGTGACCAGGGCACACGGGATTATGGCGCTTGCAGTGCGCTCCATGGCCCTGACCATTGCCTCGCGCCTGTCCGTTGTACTGGCCGTCTCTTCGCGGAATCGGTGCATGAGAAAAATGGAGAAGTCGATGGTGACGCCGAGCTGGATTACGGCGGCCACGGCCTTGGTTATATATGATATGGAACCCAGGAAGTAGTTCGTTCCCATATTGTAAGTGATGCCGAAGCCCATGACTATGAGGAACAGTATCGGGATGCTCAGGGAACCCGTGGCAATGGCTGTGGCAACAGCCGAAAGGATCACCGCCGTCAGAACTGATTTGACCTCCTGCTCCTTGACCAGATCGCGCAGCTCATAGAGAAACACCGGCATGCCGGTGAATGACGTGCCCTCGCCTATATACTTCTTGATGTCGCGTATCGCATTCTGGGTTTCGACCGAATTGGCCTCTTTCGAGAAAGAGATATGCATCAGTGCATGATCGCCCTTCTTGAATAAGGCGATCATTTCCTTCGGGATGAAGACATCCGGCACTGAAGGATCGACAAGGTCGCTTATCCAGGTGACGCCTGCCACCCCTTTTATTGAGGCCAGATCGTTTTTGATCTTGAGGAGTTGAGCCGTATTCGATGAATTGAGCATAACAAACCCCGTATCGGCGGTCTTGAACTGCTCTGTCATGATGAGCTGGCCTTTTATAGCCTCAACATTCCTGGGCATGTATGAGAAGATGTCGTAGTTGATCGGGGTTTTTATCGCACCGACGCCAGCCAGGACCGCAAGCAGGAGGGCTGCGATCAGAATGGTGCGCGGGTGCCTTGTTATGAATTCAGCAAATTGTTTCATTTCCGTTCCCTTTCCGGAGATGTTTCGGGTGCAGCGTCAGTGCCGGAATTGAAAAGGCTGTCGAACGCGGAACGGCGGTCCTTCACTGCCTGCTCAAGCTTTTCGAGGATGGTATCGTAAAGATCATCCAGCTCTTTCGCTATCTCTTCGACAATTCTTTTCTCCCTGTTAAGCGGTATGAGAGAGGCAAGCGATGTCCTGTGTATAAGCTGCTTCGCCCAGGCCCTGCCCAGTTCCTTGTCATGCTTGTTTTTCTGGACCATCTCCTTGAGCACCTTAAGAAGGTCCAGCCGGGGAAGGTTGAAGAGCGAGGCTACCAGGTCAGGCAGGAGATTTCGCATCCCCCTGCCTGATTTCTCCAGATCGATCAGCATCTGGAGAATTGTCATGCGTGTTACGTCCTTGCCGGATTCATTGTCCTCGATGCGGATGTTGCAATCCTCCTTGAGCATCTCGGCCAATTGTTTGAGGGTGATCAACTTTGATGTAACGGTATCGTACATCAGCCGGTTTTTGTATTTTTTTATTCTGCGTAGTTTGCTCATGGCCGCCCCTATATCTTTGTGCACTGCACAAGTCAAGGGAAAAATTATGCACTGCATAAAAATATTATTTGTCCTGCTTGAATAGAGATAGACAGACGGGTCCGATTTTTGCCGGTCGAGGACAGGCGGCATTATCAGACAAAGAATCTTATTTAATGCTGCTCTAGCTCCTGATGCCGGAATGCATGCAAATGGGTAAATCAGGGCATTGCGATCTTAATGTTGTTGTTCTTTAAAAATTCCGGGAAACCGTAGAGCTTTTTGCCGAACATCTTCATCTCGTGGGCATCTGCCGGGCAGTTGTTGAGGCAGCCGAAGCACAGGATGCATCTGTCATCGTCTATTTTCGCCTGGGCTATGTCGATTGCACCTGTCGGACACTGCCTTATGCATTTGCCGCAGGCAATGCATTTGCTTTTGTTCAGCTTGTGGCTGATAAGGAGTTTGGTCGGGGACATCATGGCTTTTCCGCTGAAGATGCTGCCTGATCCGGTTTCAAAGGTGATACCGCCTTTGCCGTACTGATCGAGGGTTTTAGCAGCGAAAGCCCGCACGGCTTCATATGTTTTTACATTTGGTCTGTCCCTGAATTTAAGGATGCGGCCGGAATTGCCGAGCGACCAGGTCGGCGGATATGTGCTCATGTTGCCGAACATATCCATGCCGAGCGGTACTCCACCCTTTTCAGAAAGCAGCTTCAGCATGCAGGCGGCAGCCCATTTCTGACCGTCACCGTTGCCGCCGAAGCTTGTGAATGAAGCTACCCCTGTCCCTTTTATTGAGGGGATTGAGCCTAGCCATTTCTGAACATTTAAAGGCGTATCGAGATAATGAACGGGTGAACCCGTGACTATCAAATCATAACCGGAAAGTGCTGAGACATCTGCATTCTTGATGAAAACCGCGTCAACCTGAAGTCCGGTCTTTTTCCATGTCTCGGCGATCAATTCACCGTAAATTCTGGTATGTCCGGTCTGTGAATAGTAGACGACGATGGCCTTTTCCGGGGCCGGCTTATTAAGCCTGCCTGCCGGTGTTATTGTTTTGGAAAATGCCCGGGCAGGAATTATTGAACTGGCCGCTGCCCCTGCGCAGCCTGAAATGAACTTTCTTCTGTTTATCACACGATCACCGCCTGTCTCATCTGTTAATGTTCTATCTATTTTACAGCCGCAGCAAAAAGCCTGTCAGCCTTTGATTTCCAGGCCTCGAACAGGACAGGGTCCCATCTGCCGGGATATGCCATATAGTGTTTGAAAATCTTTGTGCCTGCTGTTGTTGCGGCATTGAGTTTAAGTAGAAGCCCGGGCCTCATTATACCGCGCGTAACCGTTTTGATCATGGTAGGCAGGTCCGGCAATGTCACAATGCCGTTGATCGAGTTTGTCAGCATTTCGCTGCTCAATATATCCTGCCTGAACAGGAATGAGATGTCCTCGTGGCTTAGGTCCTGGAGGATATTTCTGATTGCAGTCAAACCTGCGTAGTTGGCTCCCCTTCTCGAGCCTGCAAACCATTTGAAGTTATATTCCCATAATGCGCTGCAATCGTTCTTTCCGGTATTCGCCGCAGACAGAACGGCCTCAGCCGCATATTTGCCGCCCACCATTGCGCCGCCCGCGCCGCAGCCTGTCATGGGAATGGTCTGTGATGCCGCATCTCCTATTACGACAAATCCATTTGCAACAAGGCTTGCCGGCGAACGGCCCACTAGGCATAGCCCGCCGCCTCCGCGGACAACTTCATCGGAAATCGAGGGGTGTCTCGATATGAATTCCATGACTATATCTTTCGGGTCGGGATTTTTCGGGTCATGACTTACGCCTGCGCCGGTGTCAATCTCGTCTTCATTCAAATACTGCAGCCACTGATAGCCTGTGTTAAAGCCATATCTGTAATGGTCATTAACAGGGTCAATAGGATTTTTATTTCTTTTCCTGACCGTCCTGTAAACAAGGGCGAATTCACTGTCTGAAAATTTTCCTGCAATGCCTGTGGTCTGAGGAAGTTTTGTCCTTAAGACCGCATTGAAGCCCGTATCGTCTGCAACTATATCCGCCTCAATATT
This genomic window contains:
- a CDS encoding CerR family C-terminal domain-containing protein, which translates into the protein MKIQREDAARTQGRLLKAAAEVFAVKGYRDATIAEICARAQANTAAVNYHFGDKESLYREAWRQSLKEALRDHPPDGGVNENAPPKERLKGQIKALLNRFSDENNKEFMIVQREMASPTGLLEHVIHEEIQPMQARLNLVIRELLGPDVSETQVQFCEISIFSQCVNPAVTNWGRGENADKGNKPTSLNDINDYIEHVITFSLGGIRAVLDAKKSRKAESTKSLQKRSSSRRR
- a CDS encoding polyhydroxyalkanoate synthesis regulator DNA-binding domain-containing protein, encoding MSKLRRIKKYKNRLMYDTVTSKLITLKQLAEMLKEDCNIRIEDNESGKDVTRMTILQMLIDLEKSGRGMRNLLPDLVASLFNLPRLDLLKVLKEMVQKNKHDKELGRAWAKQLIHRTSLASLIPLNREKRIVEEIAKELDDLYDTILEKLEQAVKDRRSAFDSLFNSGTDAAPETSPERERK
- a CDS encoding efflux RND transporter periplasmic adaptor subunit; translated protein: MEINTNTEANINEVLEIGHKSGNTNKIKRWVIIAGVLVVLVIVIVIIKGTSNDKPLQYKTEKIVRNDLIVKVTATGTLEPTNEVEVGSELSGTIKKVLVDYNDRVKAGQPLAEIDTTKLKAEATQTKASLESALAKVEQAQATLSETRDKLVQYQNVRKLSNNKVPSQTEMNSAQASYDRAKADLASAKAAVSETQAKLDSNLTDLSKAIIRSPINGVILKRDIEPGQTVAASYQTPVLFTLAEDLTKMELHVNVDEADIGKIKEGQDATFTVSAYPNRIFTARITKSHYGSSTTSGVVTYETVLKVDNSDLSLRPGMTVTADIKVNEVKQALLAPTAALRFVPPEENKDTEKTSSSGGLVGSLLPHPPKESSSRDQNSSGEGKKQQVWIVQDGSLKAVPVKTGATNGNLTEIISTDLKPGTAVVVDTITKVK
- a CDS encoding MMPL family transporter yields the protein MKQFAEFITRHPRTILIAALLLAVLAGVGAIKTPINYDIFSYMPRNVEAIKGQLIMTEQFKTADTGFVMLNSSNTAQLLKIKNDLASIKGVAGVTWISDLVDPSVPDVFIPKEMIALFKKGDHALMHISFSKEANSVETQNAIRDIKKYIGEGTSFTGMPVFLYELRDLVKEQEVKSVLTAVILSAVATAIATGSLSIPILFLIVMGFGITYNMGTNYFLGSISYITKAVAAVIQLGVTIDFSIFLMHRFREETASTTDRREAMVRAMERTASAIIPCALVTMAGFLALTFMRIKLGADMGIVMAKGVFFGLLSTMVILPPLTLAAGRFSTIREPKGMIKPMTFLSGKMVKHPVALSLVFVSLFVPTVYIRQHSSLSYSIQDILPQNLKALKAVHEIQDSMGSIELINILFPSSTPRWLQKQVLDDIGRQPGVIQTISLESLVDPAVPSSFIPEDVVSRFTKGGYTLAMVRVSVLPGSNEGNALVGNIRSIIRNHQISGSYVSGNAPISKDLTDLSATDLAKVDIIGIASILLIVTIVFASFSIPVVLVAAILLAIFINVSIPYLFGQSIPYITFSCITTIQLGTCVNYAIFLMTRYREERRRDKAGPAMVSSMVGTAPAILTSGVCLFCSTIGLVYISDINMIQSLSLMIGRGALLAVAVILFLLPGVILLSDRIILRTSYGWRKTVKE
- a CDS encoding efflux transporter outer membrane subunit; the protein is MIHIQQEIFHRGILYLSGIFSALVFFGCASIPSVGPNYVKPDISTNSKWHSPLENGINDGAINQKDLASWWTVFNDAELTSLINRAVANNFDLKKAEARIHEARAQRNMAKAGYYPTVDASGSGNRSSTSENSGSGITSNLFSLGFDASWELDVFGGVRRSVEASDASLQSSVENKRDVLVSLLAEVALNYLDARTYQSRIDVMESNLKSQDETLRLTQWRYQAGLTDELAVQQAKYNREATLSEIPPLYTGLEEAANRLAVLIGEQPGKVQKEIKNHQPIPLAPSNIAVGVPADVLRQRPDVRKAERDLASQTAQIGVATAELYPKFTLDGSIGLEALSINKIFSPGNQTASGGGLISWRIFEAGSIRQNIKVQTAIQEQYLCDYETAVLEALEEVENAITAYAQEQNRRNALVEAVKSAQLAVELTQYKYQSGLTDFTDVLVAERSLLSLEDDLAQSEGNITMDVVRLYKAIGGGWTSEGTKS
- a CDS encoding NAD(P)-binding protein, translated to MPDNFKVVVAGAGPGGCIFARDLARRGIDVKVYEKGGYETLGHDWSDAIERTALAETGFDAPFEGSINLGPLVKTTDASGNTTGIYERHAYPRMEVWAPDYSSMKIIDFRYVTTDRRALAKLLIEEAQEAGAKFLFGQEAVDLVFKGGKSLGDVEVKGISVKDIESGEITNIEADIVADDTGFNAVLRTKLPQTTGIAGKFSDSEFALVYRTVRKRNKNPIDPVNDHYRYGFNTGYQWLQYLNEDEIDTGAGVSHDPKNPDPKDIVMEFISRHPSISDEVVRGGGGLCLVGRSPASLVANGFVVIGDAASQTIPMTGCGAGGAMVGGKYAAEAVLSAANTGKNDCSALWEYNFKWFAGSRRGANYAGLTAIRNILQDLSHEDISFLFRQDILSSEMLTNSINGIVTLPDLPTMIKTVTRGIMRPGLLLKLNAATTAGTKIFKHYMAYPGRWDPVLFEAWKSKADRLFAAAVK
- a CDS encoding EFR1 family ferrodoxin (N-terminal region resembles flavodoxins. C-terminal ferrodoxin region binds two 4Fe-4S clusters.), translated to MINRRKFISGCAGAAASSIIPARAFSKTITPAGRLNKPAPEKAIVVYYSQTGHTRIYGELIAETWKKTGLQVDAVFIKNADVSALSGYDLIVTGSPVHYLDTPLNVQKWLGSIPSIKGTGVASFTSFGGNGDGQKWAAACMLKLLSEKGGVPLGMDMFGNMSTYPPTWSLGNSGRILKFRDRPNVKTYEAVRAFAAKTLDQYGKGGITFETGSGSIFSGKAMMSPTKLLISHKLNKSKCIACGKCIRQCPTGAIDIAQAKIDDDRCILCFGCLNNCPADAHEMKMFGKKLYGFPEFLKNNNIKIAMP